A genome region from Hymenobacter tibetensis includes the following:
- a CDS encoding choice-of-anchor I family protein, whose amino-acid sequence MRQYLLSGVKTGLVFLALGTTPAAAQSVRQGFEGTAADTWAFTATPATYNVVADNDQWAALATVGTTGTAGTAAVPAAGAQLWGMRDLEGPATGAASVWHFLDFAPVAIQSGTTAANTVSFQYFSNAFDNPDSLAYVVVFDNGTTWPATKTYTQLSKDTRAYQTVTVSIPAGSTAVRLRLAAKQNGNDDWAAWDEVQVGRATAPVVPALGLTAATVVANENGGTVSVPVSITNPGTAASTVQVALVAGLSTATPGTDFTYAATQTLTFPAGATGPQTVVVPLTDDMLAEGAEYFALRLQNPTNATLTASATEVLVYIKDNDTQAPLQTRNLTLSRLGASYQNGAAGTNSAEIVAHDPTTQRLYVANSAGGKLDILSMANPAALTSVASINILPYGGINSVAVRNGVVACAIENSNLQQNGSVVFFDQNGAFLKQVTVGALPDMITFSPDGQLLITANEGEPNSTYTTDPEGSVSVIDFANGVAGVTQASVTTLNFASYNSQAAALRAAGIRLYGGTAATPSTVAQDLEPEYVAVSADSRTAYITLQENNAIATLDLTTRQFTSLRTVGYQDHSQAGFGLDASDQTPDILMANWPIRGMRQPDAIASFEVAGQRYLITANEGDAREYDALNEINRLGEAAYVLDPTAFPNAALLKNTQVLGRLNVTNKLGDTDGDGDFDQIYALGGRSFSVYNASTGALVHDSGDLLERVTSTDPTYGAIFNASNTTGNPVRKNRSDDKGPEPEGVTTGMIRDTVYAFVSLERIGGVAVFNVNDPAQPKLVQYINNRSTTDGTGDQGPEGIVFISAANSPTGQPLLLLANEVSSTVSIYNIQTRGVLSTKTARNAAPLHLYPNPSQGGKVQLSRAVSGTLHDVLGRPVRMLRAAQQIETAGLAPGVYVLRAEDGASSKLVVR is encoded by the coding sequence ATGCGTCAATATTTACTTTCGGGAGTGAAAACTGGCTTGGTCTTCCTTGCTTTGGGTACCACGCCCGCAGCAGCGCAGAGTGTGCGGCAGGGATTCGAAGGCACCGCCGCCGATACCTGGGCTTTCACGGCCACCCCCGCTACCTACAACGTAGTAGCCGATAACGACCAGTGGGCGGCCCTGGCTACCGTGGGAACCACGGGCACTGCCGGTACCGCCGCAGTGCCAGCCGCCGGCGCCCAGCTCTGGGGTATGCGCGACTTGGAAGGGCCCGCTACGGGCGCTGCCTCGGTGTGGCACTTTCTGGATTTCGCCCCCGTAGCCATTCAGAGTGGTACTACCGCTGCCAATACAGTTTCGTTTCAATACTTCAGCAACGCCTTCGATAATCCTGATTCGTTGGCGTACGTGGTGGTGTTCGACAACGGTACCACGTGGCCGGCCACCAAAACCTACACGCAGCTTAGCAAAGACACCCGGGCCTATCAGACCGTAACCGTATCTATTCCGGCAGGTAGCACGGCCGTACGCCTGCGCCTGGCCGCCAAGCAGAACGGCAACGACGACTGGGCGGCCTGGGACGAAGTGCAAGTAGGCCGCGCCACTGCTCCCGTAGTGCCTGCGTTGGGCCTGACGGCGGCTACGGTGGTGGCCAACGAAAATGGGGGTACCGTGAGTGTTCCCGTCTCTATCACCAACCCCGGTACCGCCGCCAGCACGGTGCAGGTAGCCTTGGTCGCCGGTCTGAGCACGGCTACGCCCGGCACCGATTTCACGTATGCCGCCACGCAAACGCTCACGTTCCCGGCTGGTGCCACAGGCCCCCAAACCGTAGTGGTGCCGCTGACGGATGATATGCTGGCCGAAGGAGCGGAGTACTTCGCATTGCGCCTCCAAAACCCTACCAATGCCACGCTCACGGCAAGCGCTACCGAGGTGTTGGTGTATATCAAAGACAACGATACGCAGGCCCCGCTGCAAACCCGCAACCTCACGCTCAGCCGGTTGGGGGCCTCGTACCAGAATGGAGCGGCCGGTACCAACTCGGCCGAAATTGTGGCTCACGATCCTACCACGCAACGCCTGTACGTGGCTAATTCGGCAGGGGGCAAGCTGGATATTTTGAGCATGGCCAATCCGGCGGCTCTCACGTCGGTAGCTTCTATCAACATCCTGCCGTATGGTGGTATCAACTCGGTGGCGGTGCGCAACGGGGTGGTAGCCTGCGCTATAGAGAACTCCAATCTGCAGCAAAACGGCAGTGTGGTGTTTTTCGACCAGAACGGGGCTTTCCTCAAGCAAGTAACAGTGGGGGCCTTGCCTGACATGATTACGTTTTCGCCCGATGGCCAGCTGCTTATCACCGCCAACGAAGGCGAGCCTAACTCTACTTACACCACCGACCCCGAAGGTTCGGTATCGGTTATTGACTTCGCGAACGGCGTGGCCGGCGTCACCCAGGCCAGTGTCACGACGCTGAATTTTGCCAGCTACAACAGCCAAGCCGCTGCGCTTCGGGCGGCAGGCATCCGGTTGTACGGCGGCACCGCGGCAACGCCCAGCACAGTAGCGCAGGATTTAGAGCCAGAGTACGTGGCCGTGTCTGCCGACTCACGGACGGCCTACATCACGCTCCAGGAAAACAACGCCATTGCTACGCTCGACCTGACCACCCGGCAGTTCACGAGTTTGCGCACAGTGGGCTACCAAGACCATAGCCAGGCCGGCTTCGGCCTCGATGCCTCCGACCAAACCCCCGACATCCTGATGGCTAACTGGCCGATCCGGGGGATGCGGCAGCCCGATGCCATTGCCTCATTTGAGGTGGCCGGGCAGCGCTACCTGATTACGGCCAACGAGGGAGATGCCCGCGAGTACGACGCCCTCAACGAAATCAACCGGCTTGGTGAGGCAGCCTATGTGCTTGACCCCACGGCGTTTCCAAACGCGGCACTGCTGAAAAACACCCAGGTACTCGGCCGTCTGAACGTCACCAACAAACTAGGCGACACCGACGGGGACGGGGACTTCGACCAGATTTATGCCCTCGGAGGTCGCTCGTTCAGCGTTTACAACGCCAGCACGGGCGCCCTCGTCCACGACAGCGGCGACTTGCTGGAGCGCGTTACCAGCACCGACCCTACGTACGGCGCCATCTTCAATGCCAGCAACACCACCGGCAACCCCGTTCGTAAGAACCGCTCCGACGACAAAGGCCCCGAGCCCGAAGGCGTCACGACGGGGATGATCCGGGACACGGTGTACGCCTTTGTTTCGCTGGAACGCATTGGGGGTGTGGCCGTATTCAACGTCAACGACCCGGCGCAGCCAAAGCTGGTGCAGTACATCAACAACCGCAGCACCACCGACGGCACCGGCGACCAGGGCCCCGAAGGCATTGTGTTTATTTCGGCCGCCAATAGCCCGACGGGCCAGCCGCTGCTGTTGCTAGCCAACGAGGTAAGCAGCACGGTATCCATCTACAACATCCAAACCCGCGGGGTGCTGAGCACCAAAACAGCCCGCAACGCGGCGCCATTGCACCTCTACCCAAATCCGAGCCAGGGCGGCAAGGTGCAGCTAAGCCGGGCAGTAAGTGGTACGCTGCACGACGTGCTGGGCCGCCCGGTCCGTATGCTGCGTGCCGCTCAACAAATTGAAACGGCTGGCCTTGCGCCGGGCGTCTATGTGCTCCGCGCCGAGGATGGTGCCAGCTCGAAGCTGGTGGTGCGCTAG
- a CDS encoding class I SAM-dependent methyltransferase — protein sequence MNKTMLLPVLMRPAPTPATPATRVVATVPPLYEPALVRQLFNYMALTYRWHAILVAGLTGWWRRQLVARLPLAPGQRVVDLMTGTGELWSRLLPRLGPTGRVRAVDFSSSMLHAAARRRTALPAGQQVSLHHADACCSGLASGSADVVVSAFGLKTLAPAAYPALAAEIVRLLVPGGTVALLELTVPASGWRRLVCLHYMQALNCLLQQIGGPLTIHAHLLSYARRFATLDEVAAACRAAGLINVRVEQLTGGIASVLLAEQPAR from the coding sequence ATGAATAAGACCATGCTGCTACCGGTGCTGATGCGGCCAGCACCAACCCCTGCAACTCCCGCAACACGAGTGGTGGCCACGGTTCCTCCACTTTACGAGCCCGCACTTGTGCGTCAACTCTTCAATTATATGGCTCTCACGTATCGTTGGCACGCCATCCTGGTGGCCGGCCTTACGGGGTGGTGGCGGCGCCAGCTGGTGGCCCGGCTACCGTTGGCACCAGGACAACGGGTGGTTGACCTGATGACCGGCACCGGTGAGCTATGGAGCCGGTTGTTGCCCAGGCTGGGGCCAACGGGCAGAGTGCGGGCCGTCGATTTCTCGTCTTCGATGCTGCACGCCGCCGCCCGCCGTCGTACTGCGTTGCCAGCGGGCCAGCAAGTGAGCCTGCACCACGCCGACGCCTGTTGTAGCGGCCTGGCCTCTGGTTCAGCGGATGTGGTGGTGAGTGCTTTCGGGTTGAAAACGTTGGCGCCGGCTGCCTATCCGGCGTTGGCCGCTGAAATAGTCCGCCTGCTGGTGCCTGGCGGCACGGTGGCGCTGCTTGAACTGACGGTGCCGGCCAGTGGCTGGCGGCGCCTGGTATGCCTGCACTATATGCAGGCCCTCAACTGCTTGTTGCAGCAGATAGGAGGGCCTCTCACGATACACGCGCACCTGTTGTCGTATGCGCGCCGATTTGCCACGCTCGATGAGGTGGCGGCGGCCTGCCGTGCCGCCGGCCTTATCAATGTTCGGGTGGAGCAACTCACCGGTGGAATAGCATCGGTGCTGCTGGCTGAACAGCCTGCCCGTTAA
- a CDS encoding GH1 family beta-glucosidase produces the protein MAITSLPAAFFPPTTPPRVTRADFGPDFRWGVSAAAYQTEGAWNLDDKGPSIWDDFVRQRGRIKRAETAQVATDFYHRWPQDLDLLNQMGIQDFRFSISWSRVIPHGIGEVNQKGIDFYDRLVDGCLERGITPWPTLYHWDLPSTLQQLGGWTNRDIVGWFTEYAQRMAARLGDRVQHWMVLNEPMVFTGAGHLLGIHAPGRRSLGAFLAATHHATLAQAEGGRALRAVLPAEAQIGTTFSCSYVTPWRLGHARDARATRRADALLNRLFVEPALGLGYPVADVPLLGWMERYIRPGDDKLMPFNFDFLGVQNYTREVVRHSPFVPLLWASLVGAAPRGVPHTDMGWEVFPESLYHMLKQFGAYPNAPRLLVTENGAAFPDTLTSNGRVHDASRQAYIQACIGQVLRARQEGTRVDGYFAWSFTDNFEWAEGYGPRFGLVHVEYETQRRTIKDSGKWYSKFLAGEEGSLPAGTGTPLATSEAPVQSVYQVPGSSSLGS, from the coding sequence ATGGCTATTACTTCGCTACCCGCCGCTTTTTTTCCCCCAACTACGCCCCCTCGTGTGACCCGAGCGGACTTTGGGCCCGACTTCCGGTGGGGTGTTTCGGCCGCCGCCTACCAGACAGAGGGGGCGTGGAATCTAGACGACAAAGGGCCTAGTATCTGGGATGATTTTGTGCGGCAACGGGGCCGCATCAAGCGGGCAGAAACGGCGCAAGTAGCCACGGACTTCTACCACCGCTGGCCCCAGGACTTAGACTTGTTGAACCAAATGGGAATACAGGATTTTCGCTTTTCCATTTCATGGTCGCGCGTTATACCGCATGGTATAGGCGAGGTTAACCAAAAGGGTATAGACTTTTATGACCGTTTGGTGGATGGCTGTCTGGAGCGTGGCATCACTCCCTGGCCCACGCTCTACCATTGGGACCTGCCCTCAACCCTGCAGCAGCTAGGCGGCTGGACCAACCGTGATATTGTTGGGTGGTTCACAGAGTACGCTCAACGCATGGCCGCCCGCCTTGGCGACCGGGTGCAGCATTGGATGGTGCTCAACGAGCCGATGGTATTCACCGGGGCCGGCCACTTGTTGGGTATTCATGCACCGGGCCGGCGTAGTTTGGGCGCGTTTCTGGCGGCTACCCACCATGCTACGTTGGCGCAGGCGGAAGGTGGCCGAGCACTTCGCGCCGTATTGCCTGCCGAGGCCCAAATCGGCACCACGTTTTCGTGCTCTTACGTTACGCCGTGGCGGCTGGGGCACGCCCGCGACGCCCGCGCCACTCGCCGGGCCGATGCCTTGCTCAACCGTCTGTTTGTAGAGCCGGCCCTCGGGCTGGGCTACCCCGTAGCCGATGTGCCCCTGCTGGGCTGGATGGAGCGTTATATCAGGCCCGGCGATGACAAGCTGATGCCCTTTAACTTCGACTTTTTGGGGGTGCAGAACTACACTCGGGAAGTGGTTCGGCACTCGCCCTTTGTGCCTTTGTTGTGGGCCTCTCTAGTAGGAGCCGCCCCCCGCGGAGTACCGCATACCGATATGGGGTGGGAGGTGTTTCCGGAGAGCTTGTACCATATGTTAAAACAATTTGGTGCTTACCCAAATGCACCGCGCCTGCTCGTGACAGAAAATGGTGCGGCTTTCCCCGATACGTTAACCTCCAACGGCCGCGTACACGACGCCAGCCGACAAGCATACATTCAAGCGTGTATCGGGCAGGTGCTGCGTGCTCGGCAGGAAGGCACCCGTGTGGATGGCTACTTTGCTTGGTCGTTCACCGATAACTTTGAATGGGCCGAAGGCTACGGGCCGCGTTTCGGGTTGGTGCATGTGGAATACGAAACGCAACGGCGCACCATCAAAGACTCTGGGAAGTGGTACAGCAAGTTTCTGGCGGGCGAAGAAGGAAGCCTGCCTGCCGGAACCGGAACCCCACTGGCCACTTCGGAAGCGCCGGTTCAGTCAGTTTATCAGGTGCCGGGCTCATCTTCCTTGGGTAGTTGA
- a CDS encoding glycosyltransferase family protein, with protein MPRILYAIQGTGNGHLSRALDIVPLLQARASRVDLLVSGPPADVQLPFEVRYRYHGMGFIFGKKGGINFLKTFWQLNSAAFVREMRQLPVESYDVVINDFEPVSAWACRLREVPCVALSHQSAVLHDAAPRPKDDDIVGRAVLRHYAPSTQQFGFHFQRYEPRISTPVIRQQVRALTPQNHGHYTVYLPAFDEETLVKRLRYLSRDVRWEVFSKHSQQESEYGNVRVRPVSGTAFTDSLARSAGVLCGAGFETPAEALYLGKKLLVVPMRNQYEQTCNAAALSQMGVPVVKNLKDKSLAIIDQWLQQDTVIPVEYPDETGAVLDNLLAEVSSQKALASRF; from the coding sequence ATGCCCCGCATCCTTTACGCTATTCAAGGCACCGGCAACGGTCATCTCAGCCGCGCCCTCGATATTGTTCCACTCCTGCAAGCACGGGCCTCTCGGGTTGATTTGTTGGTAAGTGGGCCGCCGGCCGACGTGCAGCTGCCCTTCGAGGTGCGCTACCGCTACCACGGCATGGGCTTTATCTTCGGCAAAAAAGGCGGCATCAATTTCCTGAAGACTTTTTGGCAACTCAATTCAGCTGCGTTTGTGCGCGAGATGCGCCAACTGCCCGTGGAAAGCTACGATGTCGTCATCAACGATTTCGAGCCCGTGTCGGCATGGGCGTGCCGGCTGCGCGAGGTGCCATGCGTAGCGCTAAGCCACCAGAGCGCGGTGCTGCACGACGCGGCCCCGCGACCCAAAGACGATGATATAGTAGGCCGGGCCGTGCTGCGGCACTATGCCCCCAGCACGCAGCAGTTTGGCTTTCATTTCCAGCGCTACGAGCCGCGCATTTCCACGCCCGTCATTCGGCAGCAGGTACGGGCCTTGACGCCCCAAAACCACGGCCACTACACCGTGTATCTGCCCGCTTTCGATGAGGAAACGCTGGTGAAACGCCTGCGCTACCTCAGCCGCGACGTACGGTGGGAGGTGTTTAGCAAGCACAGCCAGCAGGAGTCGGAGTACGGCAACGTACGGGTGAGGCCCGTGAGCGGAACGGCTTTCACCGATAGCCTCGCTCGTAGCGCCGGGGTCTTGTGCGGGGCTGGGTTCGAAACGCCCGCCGAGGCCTTGTATCTGGGCAAGAAACTGCTGGTGGTGCCCATGCGCAACCAATACGAGCAAACGTGCAACGCCGCCGCCTTGTCCCAGATGGGGGTGCCCGTTGTGAAAAACCTCAAGGATAAAAGCCTGGCCATTATCGACCAGTGGCTGCAGCAGGATACGGTGATACCCGTAGAGTACCCCGACGAGACAGGGGCAGTGTTGGACAACCTCCTGGCAGAAGTGAGCTCGCAAAAAGCGTTGGCGAGTCGTTTCTAA
- a CDS encoding UDP-2,3-diacylglucosamine diphosphatase codes for MITACSPTKKRRRVEVAVVSDVHLGTYGCHATELLRYLKSIKSKVLVLNGDIVDIWQFSKSYWPATHMRVVRHLAGLAAKGTHIHYLTGNHDELLRKFAGTRLGAFRIDNKLVLDLPHGKTWLFHGDVFDVTMRHSRWLAKLGAKGYDLLILINRMVNWGLHRLGRPRVALSKAVKDRVKSAVSLVSDFETTAATIAVDQGYSYVACGHIHCPEIRPINTEKGDVVYLNSGDWVENLTALEYTAKTGWQLYRYADDPKMLQHPDQAPEEVDEEDSAADMPVATLLDGLLAEFQLRKS; via the coding sequence TTGATTACTGCATGCTCGCCCACCAAGAAGCGTCGCCGCGTGGAGGTGGCCGTGGTTTCTGATGTCCATCTGGGCACGTATGGCTGCCACGCCACCGAACTGCTACGCTACCTCAAAAGCATAAAGTCCAAGGTGCTGGTGCTGAATGGTGATATTGTAGATATCTGGCAATTCAGCAAAAGCTACTGGCCGGCTACGCACATGCGGGTGGTACGCCATTTGGCGGGGTTGGCCGCCAAGGGTACTCATATCCACTACCTCACCGGCAACCACGACGAGCTTCTGCGCAAATTCGCTGGCACTCGCCTCGGAGCTTTTCGCATCGACAACAAGCTGGTGCTGGACCTGCCCCACGGCAAAACCTGGCTTTTCCACGGCGACGTGTTCGACGTGACCATGCGGCACTCCCGCTGGCTGGCCAAGCTGGGCGCCAAAGGCTATGACCTCTTAATTCTAATCAACCGGATGGTAAACTGGGGTTTGCACCGGTTGGGCCGCCCGCGAGTAGCCCTGTCGAAAGCCGTGAAGGACCGCGTGAAGAGCGCCGTGAGTCTGGTGAGCGACTTCGAAACAACCGCCGCCACCATTGCCGTCGATCAGGGGTACAGCTACGTGGCCTGTGGGCACATTCATTGTCCTGAAATCAGGCCGATAAACACTGAAAAGGGAGATGTCGTCTATCTGAACTCCGGCGACTGGGTGGAAAACCTGACCGCGCTGGAATACACCGCCAAAACTGGCTGGCAACTCTACCGCTACGCCGACGACCCCAAGATGCTGCAACACCCCGACCAAGCCCCGGAAGAGGTTGACGAGGAAGATTCGGCCGCCGATATGCCGGTGGCCACGTTGCTTGATGGATTGTTGGCGGAGTTTCAATTGCGTAAGTCATGA
- a CDS encoding NUDIX domain-containing protein, whose amino-acid sequence MEIISRKTAYDGHFKVSLLTIQDGDEQLKRERFEPGTAVAALVWDTQQERYLLTRQYRVGAEAEVLEIAAGMVDGDETPETAIRREVQEELGYDVDRLEQIARIYPSPGANAEVITIFFAEVSNKSGEGGGLVEESEKIESVVLTHEQLVAQQYEDAKTLIAVQWAQLRK is encoded by the coding sequence ATGGAAATTATCAGCCGAAAAACTGCTTACGACGGCCATTTCAAGGTTTCTTTACTCACTATACAAGACGGGGACGAGCAGCTGAAGCGCGAACGGTTCGAACCTGGCACCGCCGTGGCAGCCCTAGTGTGGGACACTCAGCAGGAGCGGTACCTACTGACTCGCCAATATCGGGTAGGAGCGGAGGCGGAAGTGCTGGAAATTGCCGCCGGAATGGTTGATGGAGACGAAACACCCGAAACTGCTATCCGCCGCGAGGTACAGGAAGAGCTAGGGTACGATGTGGACCGGCTAGAACAAATTGCCCGAATCTATCCTTCACCTGGCGCAAACGCTGAAGTTATCACCATCTTTTTCGCTGAGGTAAGCAATAAGAGTGGGGAAGGAGGAGGGCTAGTCGAAGAAAGCGAGAAAATCGAAAGCGTTGTCCTCACCCACGAGCAACTGGTAGCCCAGCAGTACGAAGACGCCAAAACACTGATAGCTGTACAGTGGGCGCAACTCCGTAAGTGA
- a CDS encoding DEAD/DEAH box helicase: MSFDELNLIDPILRALHEEGYTNPTPIQQQAIPQVLEGHDLLGVAQTGTGKTAAFTVPILQILHQTAQVERHAPGRIRCLVLTPTRELAIQINESFGAYGRHLAKLRSTVIFGGVSQHAQVQTLKRGVEVLIATPGRLLDLMSQGFVDLRNVEVFVLDEADRMLDMGFINDIKRILPKLPTSRQTLFFSATMPAQIQELANTILKPNPVKVAVTPVSSTADTVTQGVYLVDKNDKADLLEHVLRDSSIKRVLVFTRTKHGADKVVKTLAKANIPAEAIHGNKSQNHRQRALTNFKAGTTRVLVATDIAARGIDVDDLTHVINYEVPNEPETYVHRIGRTGRAGAFGTALTFVEDEERAYLQDIQKLIRRQIDLVADHPYTTRSVAPVLLHGNESIKRPKGPAGRPPRPGREGNAPRAARPSHEAGAQRGGSDRNRATGNRPAAARPAGERSAGGASSSAGQGRRPYRGGGGNSGRS; this comes from the coding sequence ATGTCTTTCGACGAATTAAACCTGATTGATCCTATCCTGCGTGCTCTGCATGAGGAAGGCTACACGAACCCTACCCCAATCCAGCAGCAGGCTATTCCGCAGGTATTGGAAGGCCACGACTTACTAGGCGTAGCTCAAACCGGTACCGGCAAAACCGCTGCCTTCACCGTCCCGATTCTCCAGATTCTGCACCAGACGGCGCAGGTAGAGCGTCACGCGCCTGGTCGCATCCGCTGCTTGGTGCTTACGCCCACCCGGGAGCTGGCTATCCAAATCAATGAGAGCTTTGGGGCTTATGGCCGTCATCTGGCCAAGTTGCGCTCCACCGTCATCTTCGGTGGCGTAAGCCAGCACGCCCAGGTCCAGACCTTGAAACGCGGAGTGGAAGTTCTTATTGCTACCCCCGGCCGCTTGCTTGACCTCATGAGCCAGGGCTTTGTTGATCTGCGTAACGTGGAAGTGTTCGTACTTGACGAGGCCGACCGCATGCTCGACATGGGCTTTATCAACGATATCAAGCGCATTCTACCCAAGCTGCCCACTTCCCGGCAGACGCTCTTCTTCTCGGCTACTATGCCGGCTCAGATTCAGGAGCTGGCGAACACCATCCTGAAGCCAAACCCCGTGAAGGTGGCCGTTACGCCCGTTTCGAGCACGGCTGACACCGTGACGCAAGGTGTATACTTGGTTGACAAAAACGACAAGGCCGATTTGCTGGAGCATGTGCTCCGCGATTCCAGCATCAAGCGGGTATTGGTGTTCACACGCACCAAGCATGGCGCCGACAAAGTGGTGAAGACGCTGGCCAAAGCCAACATTCCGGCCGAAGCCATCCACGGCAACAAGTCGCAGAACCACCGGCAGCGGGCTCTTACCAACTTCAAGGCCGGCACCACCCGCGTACTGGTGGCCACCGACATTGCTGCTCGTGGTATCGACGTCGATGACCTTACGCACGTTATCAACTACGAAGTGCCAAACGAGCCAGAAACCTACGTGCATCGCATCGGCCGGACTGGACGCGCGGGCGCTTTCGGTACGGCTCTTACGTTTGTAGAAGACGAGGAGCGCGCTTATTTGCAAGACATTCAAAAGCTGATTCGCCGCCAGATTGACTTGGTAGCCGACCACCCCTATACCACGCGGTCAGTAGCGCCAGTTCTGTTGCACGGTAACGAATCCATCAAGCGGCCCAAAGGTCCTGCTGGCCGTCCGCCACGGCCGGGCCGGGAAGGAAATGCGCCGCGCGCCGCCCGCCCGAGTCATGAGGCTGGGGCCCAACGTGGTGGCTCAGACCGCAACCGTGCCACTGGCAACCGCCCTGCTGCCGCCCGTCCTGCGGGTGAGCGGTCAGCGGGTGGCGCCAGCTCAAGCGCTGGCCAGGGACGCCGTCCTTACCGGGGCGGTGGTGGCAACAGCGGCCGTTCATAG
- a CDS encoding L,D-transpeptidase family protein has translation MNTLFRPAFLTTLLFWLLSLSVFTVASSCSQEQKSRIEESLPGLSSKAGGAQPKLDSVYIVKYMSAEPKFKDQIDWGKKFYRERGFRLGWFRDHQLVPQAKTMLGVIDKAADEGLDPKEYKTKDFDKLFADLEAVKGDSAKRNALEKEIDVALSGTYFNWASDFYRGTVDPRQVKTIDWQVKRNKIKLHKALMTILKERESTYPYYEFEPLHPEYDQLKKALASYRDIQRNGGWPVLPATTKLKPGQPSPAVALLRQRLLGTKAPDAAAPVATNGVTATPVQTVANTGNTGTAPAAPAEKYDAELVAAVKSFQSQNGLKADGIVSGETLRLLNVPVTQRIEQLIINMERWRWIPKKFEPDYLLVNIPDYKLHVVEGNKEVFDMRVIVGKTLNATPVFSDKMESVVLAPYWNVPFSIIDKELRPKLAADPHAVLDRLDMEVVKGWGAKATPIDPTTVDWANVTQATWKYTLRRRPGPKNDLGDVKFIFPNSQDIYLHDTPHDELFSQTKRGFSHGCVRVEEPLKLAEYLLRNKQGWDLTRIEETIAAGQEQYVSLPKHLPVYLVYFTAWVDTDGNVNFRDDIYGHDKSLAREYFN, from the coding sequence ATGAACACATTGTTTCGTCCTGCTTTCCTGACCACTCTACTGTTTTGGCTCCTCAGCCTGTCAGTATTTACTGTCGCGTCGTCGTGCAGTCAGGAGCAGAAGTCTAGAATAGAAGAGTCACTGCCAGGGCTATCGTCCAAGGCTGGGGGCGCGCAACCCAAACTCGACAGCGTGTACATTGTGAAGTACATGAGTGCCGAGCCCAAGTTCAAAGATCAGATTGATTGGGGCAAGAAGTTCTACCGAGAACGGGGCTTCCGCCTAGGCTGGTTTCGCGACCATCAACTGGTTCCCCAAGCCAAAACCATGCTCGGCGTTATCGACAAGGCCGCCGACGAAGGGCTTGATCCTAAAGAATATAAAACCAAGGATTTTGATAAGCTGTTTGCTGATTTAGAGGCTGTTAAGGGTGATTCTGCCAAGCGAAACGCCTTGGAAAAGGAGATTGATGTGGCGCTTTCCGGGACGTATTTCAACTGGGCATCCGACTTCTATCGGGGCACGGTAGACCCACGCCAAGTGAAGACCATAGATTGGCAAGTGAAGCGGAACAAGATCAAGCTGCACAAAGCCTTAATGACCATTCTGAAGGAGCGAGAAAGCACGTATCCTTATTACGAGTTCGAGCCTCTGCATCCGGAGTATGACCAGTTGAAGAAGGCGTTAGCCAGCTACCGGGACATCCAACGGAACGGGGGATGGCCTGTACTCCCGGCCACTACCAAACTCAAACCCGGTCAACCGTCGCCAGCCGTTGCGCTGTTGCGCCAGCGGTTGCTTGGCACGAAAGCTCCTGATGCTGCCGCCCCAGTGGCTACCAATGGCGTGACAGCCACGCCAGTTCAGACGGTAGCAAATACCGGCAACACGGGTACTGCTCCTGCTGCTCCAGCCGAGAAGTATGACGCCGAACTGGTAGCCGCAGTGAAGTCTTTTCAGAGCCAAAATGGCCTCAAAGCGGACGGGATAGTAAGTGGTGAAACGCTACGTTTGCTCAACGTTCCAGTCACTCAGCGTATCGAGCAGCTCATCATTAATATGGAGCGTTGGCGCTGGATCCCTAAGAAGTTCGAGCCCGATTACCTCTTAGTAAACATTCCGGATTATAAGCTTCACGTTGTCGAAGGCAACAAGGAAGTTTTCGATATGCGGGTTATCGTAGGCAAGACACTTAACGCCACGCCGGTCTTCAGCGACAAGATGGAATCGGTGGTATTGGCTCCGTACTGGAACGTTCCTTTCAGCATCATCGACAAGGAGCTACGCCCAAAACTGGCCGCTGATCCACATGCTGTACTCGACCGCCTAGACATGGAAGTGGTCAAAGGCTGGGGTGCCAAAGCAACCCCTATTGACCCCACCACCGTTGACTGGGCCAACGTAACACAAGCCACTTGGAAGTACACGTTACGTCGGCGCCCAGGTCCAAAAAACGACCTCGGTGATGTGAAGTTCATCTTCCCCAACTCCCAGGATATCTACCTGCACGACACTCCGCACGACGAGTTGTTCAGCCAGACCAAGCGTGGCTTTAGCCACGGGTGCGTACGCGTAGAAGAGCCGTTGAAGCTGGCCGAGTATCTGCTTCGTAACAAGCAAGGGTGGGACCTAACTCGGATAGAGGAAACAATAGCTGCTGGCCAAGAGCAGTACGTTAGCCTGCCCAAGCACCTCCCAGTGTACCTAGTGTATTTCACAGCTTGGGTTGATACAGACGGAAACGTCAACTTTCGCGACGACATCTATGGCCACGATAAATCTTTGGCTAGAGAGTACTTCAATTAG